The following proteins are encoded in a genomic region of Cryptococcus gattii WM276 chromosome I, complete sequence:
- a CDS encoding RPL39p (Similar to SGTC gene model, INSD accession EAL21372.1), protein MPSQKTFIVKQKLAKKARQNRPLPQWFRLKTDNKIQYNAKRRHWRRTKLNL, encoded by the exons ATG CCTTCTCAAAAGACTTTCATCGTCAAGCAAAAGCTTGCCAAGAAGGCCAGACAAAACCGTCCACTCCCTCAGTGGTTCCGTCTGAAGACTGACA ACAAGATCCAA TACAACGCTAAACGTCGTCACTGGCGTCGAACCAAGCTCAACCTCTAA
- a CDS encoding BSP3p (Similar to TIGR gene model, INSD accession AAW43381.1) has translation MIDAVQAQACEIIASSIDDVAASDDMRTLMLDQDPVSLEILRIILYKVAGWTSSQKTYMGTNRGLSLLSSFPSEIDPNMRGDSSTSYKLSAIAEILKGITVQGVNNGIKSPDGSLMEDRFSTASLSRESFLNNSCPDFKADKHREGTSNKIQLRNSGTSAYASVPFDAGREVEEICYKLPSYESVVSAQLDFARHRKAHARSLRPSRPSSRALLGHQPLLQNAAIQSHSSLNTKENQTDKHRQASNMTETLSSKHGFELFVGVPCVIFSHAKRVRFRALVRYIGYIQGLHGTWVGVEVDNLDCFGIGTLPSAVVSGVEYFVISGPSDIALKGMKSGDHSNPKTYHQCYKAGENRCSVCNCMARRNSGSLDSATPALRRALFVRPSEVVFVLGTDT, from the exons ATGATAGATGCGGTTCAAGCACAGGCTTGTGAAATTATCGCTTCAAGTATAGATGATGTAGCCGCAAGCGACGACATGAGAACGCTAATGCTGGACCAAGACCCCGTATCATTGGAGATCTTGCGCATCATACTGTATAAAGTTGCTGGGTGGACGAGTTCTCAGAAAACATACATGGGGACAAATCGA GGACTATCGCTCCTCTCATCCTTTCCAAGCGAAATCGATCCAAACATGCGAGGCGACTCCTCCACATCTTACAAACTCTCAGCTATAGCCGAGATCTTGAAAGGAATAACGGTGCAAGGTGTCAATAATGGTATCAAGTCCCCCGATGGCAGCTTAATGGAAGATAGATTTTCGACCGCTTCATTGTCACGTGAATCCTTTTTAAACAATTCATGTCCTGATTTCAAAGCCGATAAGCATCGAGAAGGCACGTCAAATAAAATTCAGCTTCGCAACTCTGGGACCTCTGCATATGCAAGTGTTCCATTCGATGCTGGAAGGGAAGTTGAGGAGATCTGTTACA AACTGCCCTCCTATGAATCGGTTGTGTCGGCACAACTCGATTTCGCGCGCCACAGAAAAGCGCATGCAAGATCACTACGACCATCTCGGCCGTCTTCGAGGGCTCTTTTAGGTCACCAGCCCCTTCTACAAAACGCGGCTATTCAGTCTCACTCATCACTGAACACTAAGGAAAATCAAACAGACAAGCATCGGCAGGCTTCAAACATGACTGAGACTTTAAGTTCGAAACATGGATTCGAGCTTTTCGTGGGTGTTCCCTGTGTTATTTTTTCGCACGCGAAAAGGGTGAGATTCAGAGCATTGGTGAGATACATCGGATATATCCAAGGC CTACACGGAACATGGGTAGGAGTCGAAGTAGACAATTTGGACTGTTTTGGAATCGGCACTCTCCCCAGTGCTGTAGTGAGCGGTGTGGAATACTTTGTCATCTCGGGGCCCAGTGACATAGCACTGAAGGGGATGAAAAGCGGTGACCATAGTAATCCGAAAACCTACCATCAATGTTATAAGGCAGGAGAAAATCGCTGTAGCGTTTGCAACTGCATGGCGCGTAGAAATTCCGGAAGCTTAGACAGCGCTACCCCGGCATTACGTCGTGCCTTATTTGTGAGGCCGAGTGAGGTGGTGTTCGTCTTAGGAACAGACACGTAA
- a CDS encoding PAN6 Pantoate-beta-alanine ligase, putative (Similar to TIGR gene model, INSD accession AAW42823.1), translating to MLTTSTRLRTLTPLCYGQFPSKISSSWQNRARGLSTSHPPQHIPVIRTLAQLRRWRRTARQRGLEVGVVPTMGALHEGHLNLVRTSLNRHPLTVMTVFVNPMQFAPHEDFGAYPRQLERDLSLLNTLLPSSNSLPPALRGLGISENDAYRPTFAPSSTSSSGGGEDGKLKEAAESPLVVFAPNADVIYPLKGELQDLSAHRGVEIDVKGWGDLMEGVSRPQFFKGVATVCTKLFNAVEPDHAYFGQKDIQQALLLKILVQDLLLSHPTPSNLHIVPTTRSPSGLALSSRNAYLSPPELLVAPILYQALQTGVDAFEGHDPSSATLTAEDIIAQATSVILNEQLRIAKAAPEEGGGVELELDYIELFDKTTFNPVRGDVTGKEMVLAGAVWVGKTRLIDNLLLGWKL from the exons ATGCTTACCACCAGTACCAGACTCCGTACCCTGACTCCCCTCTGCTATGGCCAATTCCCTTCAAAAATCTCATCGTCTTGGCAAAATCGAGCAAGAGGGCTATCCACTTCTCACCCACCGCAACATATCCCTGTTATCCGCACATTGGCACAATTGAGACGATGGAGGCGCACAGCCAGGCAAAGGGGTCTAGAAGTTGGGGTAGTCCCTACT ATGGGTGCATTGCATGAAGGACATCTCAATTTGG TGCGAACTTCATTGAATCGCCATCCGTTGACGGTCATGACTGTCTTTGTGAATCCCATGCAG TTTGCTCCTCACGAGGATTTCGGCGCCTACCCTCGTCAGCTAGAACGTGATCTCTCCCTTCTCAACACCCTCCTCCCTTCATCCAACTCTTTACCACCCGCACTTCGCGGGCTGGGCATATCTGAGAACGACGCTTACCGACCCACCTTTGCCCCTTCGTCTACCTCATCTTCTGGGGGAGGCGAAGATGGTAAACTAAAAGAAGCTGCCGAGAGCCCATTGGTAGTATTTGCCCCTAATGCGGATGTGATTTACCCGCTAAAGGGAGAATTGCAAGATCTCAGTGCACACAGGGGGGTGGAGATCGATGTCAAGGGATGGGGGGATTTGATGGAGGGAGTTTCAAGGC CCCAATTTTTCAAAGGTGTGGCAACTGTTTGTACAAAGCTGTTTAATGCTGTCGAA CCCGATCACGCGTACTTTGGCCAGAAAGACATACAGCAAGCTCTTTTATTAAAGATTC TGGTGCAAGACCTACTTTTATCTCACCCAACCCCTTCCAACCTCCACATCGTACCCACTACCCGATCTCCCTCTGGCCTCGCGCTCTCTTCCCGCAACGCTTATCTCTCCCCGCCTGAACTTCTTGTCGCTCCCATCCTCTACCAAGCTTTACAGACGGGTGTTGATGCCTTTGAAGGCCATGATCCGTCCTCAGCAACCCTGACAGCGGAAGATATCATCGCGCAAGCTACCTCTGTTATTCTCAATGAACAATTGAGAATAGCAAAGGCAGCTCCCGAAGAAGGTGGTGGTGTGGAGTTGGAACTAGATTATATTGAGCTGTTTGACAAGACCACATTCAATCCTGTTCGTGGAGATGTTACGGGCAAAGAGATGGTACTCGCCGGAGCTGTATGGGTGGGAAAGACCAGATTAATTGATAATTTGCTGTTAGGCTGGAAGCTTTAA
- a CDS encoding STE12p (Similar to TIGR gene model, INSD accession AAW43311.1), whose product MGSGGPFATSYSHNWAIQSASPSLLPRGMTPTTPLPAPANVAPRPLTERESHLVKHLSRLQFFLATAPTRWMGTGERTSSSFHDNSLSSPHSNLNRFLLPNGEHVACVFWNGLYHITGTDIVRALVFRFEAFSRPVRNIKKFEEGVFSDLRNLKPGTDACLEEPKSPFLDLLFRNGCIRTQKKQKVFYWFSVPHDRLFLDALERDLKREKIGLEPTTFVVGEPARSFRYDPRRSLFEQFAGKQPGLEESVNSNPQNTLAEQIGSHDQGPSAFKTPLTLPSNSLISSSSLPASSIIENSSIAVSVPPSSENFLNNIEGHLRYSTTASNVLFSRSLLKGNPAYKQGRRKASRDKKQSTWQDNITISDCDTGDDESGSESERANRVEQSGFERDLAVASQSSAPTLNPPEDSHSTMTLSAPESIKYISFPSLQSTSGTTFSSHDSPSQVFSQQSWPASIVPTSAAATVGQLSANYDQLPATNTFSMPPRLSLQLPESLTPGRPILQNSAAKGFSCPLLPCGRQFKRLEHLKRHVRTHTQERPYECSRCAKRFSRSDNLTQHHKTHEKQDRGERDRDERMRTEASEGADDDMAAYLEAQVDAMARDAHVYATATDSFSGVGKFKSGVVSTEVSAANHSNLSSISLPSASLLSTHVTNDISTYILPAGAPHDVPGDDGWPRLGVPFDVNSIGKATYNALNLKKRHRSMTPSLPHSSRITGSIRALHLSTYHNNPLYNPYNPYSANAVISNGQSFTRATSLDPSVFQDRTAVLNHPVNGKQHKPSQTIPITGSDRNLYITPKELRGVEAAVNATVITGAGEINCYNRSG is encoded by the exons ATGGGGTCTGGCGGACCTTTTGCTACGAGTTATTCACACAATTGGGCCATCCAGAGCGCATC ACCGTCTCTGTTGCCCAGAGGTATGACCCCGACGACACCATTACCAGCTCCCGCAAATGTGGCCCCCAGGCCTTTGACCGAAAGGGAAAGTCACTTAGTGAAGCACCTGAGCAGGTTGCAGTTC TTTCTTGCCACAGCTCCTACGAGGTGGATGGGAACGGGAGAGCGCACG AGCTCGTCATTCCACGATAATTCACTTTCCTCTCCTCATTCAAACTTGAACCGTTTCCTCTTACCAAACGGGGAGCATGTGGCTTGTGTTTTCTGGAACGGACTGTATCACATTACTGGTACCGATATAG TCAGAGCGTTGGTCTTTCGTTTTGAGGCCTTTTCCAGGCCTGTACGGAACATAAAAAA ATTCGAAGAAGGCGTATTCTCTGATTTGAGAAATCTCAAACCGGGGACAGATGCTTGCCTTGAGGAACCTAA ATCGCCTTTTCTTGACCTTTTATTCCGCAATGGCTGTATCAGGACCCAAAAAAAG CAAAAG GTTTTCTATTG GTTTTCGGTGCCTCATGATCGATTATTTCTAGATGCCCTAGAAAGAGATCTCAAAAGAGAAAAAATAGGGCTGGAACCGACGACCTTCGTAGTGGGTGAGCCGGCACGGAGTTTTAG GTATGATCCACGGCGAAGCTTGTTCGAACAGTTCGCGGGCAAACAACCTGGCTTAGAAGAATCTGTCAACTCA AACCCTCAAAATACACTAGCAGAGCAAATAGGGAGCCATGATCAAGGCCCATCGGCGTTCAAAACGCCCCTTACTTTGCCCTCTAATAGCCTTATTTCATCGTCGTCCTTACCAGCTTCTTCTATTATTGAAAACAGCAGCATCGCTGTTAGTGTTCCACCGTCTTCCGAAAATTTCCTGAACAACATTGAAGGTCATTTGAGATATTCGACGACAGCCAGCAACGTGTTATTTTCACGCTCTTTGTTGAAGGGAAATCCTGCCTATAAACaggggagaagaaaggcCTCGCGAGATAAGAAGCAGAGCACTTGGCAGGACAACATCACAATCTCCGACTGCGACACCGGAGATGACGAAAGTGGGTCTGAAAGCGAAAGAGCAAACCGAGTCGAACAAAGTGGTTTCGAAAGGGATCTAGCCGTAGCATCACAATCCTCAGCACCTACCCTTAATCCACCTGAAGATAGTCATTCGACGATGACGCTCAGCGCGCCCGAATCTATCAAGTATATCTCATTTCCCTCTTTACAGTCAACCTCAGGAACCACCTTTTCAAGTCACGATTCACCGTCACAAGTGTTCTCGCAGCAGTCGTGGCCAGCCAGCATTGTACCTACCTCTGCTGCTGCGACCGTCGGTCAATTGTCCGCCAATTATGATCAATTACCTGCTACGAATACATTCAGCATGCCTCCAAGGCTGTCCTTGCAGCTTCCCGAGTCTCTGACTCCGGGCAGACCAATCTTACAGAACTCGGCAGCAAAAGGATTCAGCTGCCCTCTTCTTCCGTGTGGTAGACAATTCAAGCGGCTCGAGCATCTCAAGCGCCATGTTCGAACTCACACTCAGGAAAGGCCCTACGAATGTTCTCGATGTGCCAAGCGATTCAGCCGAAGTGATAATCTTACCCAGCATCACAAAACACACGAAAAGCAAGATCGCGGGGAGAGGGATAGGGATGAACGCATGAGAACAGAGGCTTCAGAAGGCGCGGATGATGATATGGCCGCCTACTTAGAAGCTCAAGTGGATGCGATGGCGAGAGATGCCCATGTATACGCGACGGCAACAGACAGTTTTTCGGGAGTGGGGAAGTTCAAATCGGGTGTGGTCAGTACGGAGGTATCTG CAGCCAATCACAGTAACTTGTCATCTATTTCCTTGCCCTCAGCTTCCTTGCTCAGCACCCACGTCACCAATGATATTTCAACGTATATCCTACCAGCCGGTGCGCCCCACGATGTGCCAGGTGACGATGGATGGCCAAGACTGGGAGTACCATTTGATGTGAATTCTATCGGGAAAGCAACTTACAATGCCTTGAATCTAAAGAAACGTCATCGATCAATGACACCCAGCCTTCCTCATTCGAGTCGCATTACTGGATCGATCAGAGCTTTGCACTTATCAACATATCACAATAACCCCCTTTATAACCCATATAACCCATATTCGGCCAACGCAGTCATATCGAATGGTCAGTCTTTTACACGTGCAACATCTTTGGATCCATCAGTGTTTCAGGATCGAACTGCGGTTCTTAACCATCCCGTAAATGGCAAACAGCATAAGCCATCGCAGACTATACCAATTACGGGTTCTGATCGTAATCTGTATATTACTCCGAAGGAGCTTCGAGGAGTTGAGGCTGCGGTGAACGCAACTGTTATAACCGGAGCGGGTGAAATCAACTGTTATAACCGGAGCGGGTGA
- a CDS encoding MFalpha3p, putative: protein MDAFTAIFTTFTSAAASSSEVPRNQEAHPGGMTLCVIA from the coding sequence ATGGACGCCTTCACTGCCATCTTCACCACTTTCACTTCTGCCgctgcttcctcttctgaAGTTCCTCGTAACCAGGAGGCTCACCCCGGTGGCATGACCCTTTGTGTCATCGCCTAA
- a CDS encoding Hypothetical protein (Similar to TIGR gene model, INSD accession AAW42821.1; CND05650), whose amino-acid sequence MWALSLLYRYEIPLAVAGVVAVRWLPGLISSPRPALPVRQPLPPCAGAAKCLLVVSSLYHLYRLVFPPYDLFIHNNLDILAQNTLLRDALRQSLRSSTGDYSPVEDLLLTRLKVLDNRYLYARLGHRPMLECLWCTHALDYFLFALPSILWPYVCEALVLGVLGWRVVGGGPGAERRSERWRGVMAWTLFGAAVAEIGVKWAWEVVAVQGDCAHVAPAIHTIRSLFLLLLPIVYVLLPVASPSPSPSPSPSASAIMPYLTSLQSTLHYTSVTRAAIRQSPQLRTAVQAVNKREGEGAEKARRDDAVWARASEAGLDEDGIRRQVRVMLKNGWERLMRLGEL is encoded by the exons ATGTGGGCACTATCGCTGCTGTACCGGTATGAGATCCCTCTTGCTGTGGCGGGGGTGGTGGCGGTACGCTGGCTGCCTGGGCTCATATCGTCGCCGAGACCTGCCCTCCCCGTCCGCCAGCCGCTCCCGCCCTGCGCCGGTGCTGCAAAGTGCTTACTCGTCGTCTCCTCTCTCTACCACCTTTACCGGCTTGTATTCCCTCCGTATGACCTGTTTATCCATAACAACCTCGACATTCTCGCGCAAAACACGCTTCTCCGGGACGCGCTCCGCCAGTCTCTGCGCTCGTCGACGGGAGACTACTCGCCGGTGGAGGACCTGTTACTCACTCGCCTCAAGGTGCTGGACAACCGCTACCTGTACGCACGGCTCGGCCACCGGCCCATGCTGGAATGTCTATGGTGCACGCATGCTCTCGACTACTTTCTCTTTGCGCTCCCTTCCATCCTTTGGCCGTACGTCTGCGAAGCGCTTGTGCTCGGCGTGTTGGGCTGGCGCGTCGTGGGTGGTGGACCGGGGGCGGAGAGACGGTCGGAGCGGTGGAGAGGTGTCATGGCGTGGACGCTGTTTGGTGCGGCTGTAGCAGAGATTGGGGTCAAGTGGGCGTGGGAGGTCGTCGCTGTCCAAGGGGATTGTGCGCAT GTTGCGCCAGCGATACACACTATCCGGTCTTTATTCCTCCTCTTGCTTCCCATCGTATACGTTCTCCTTCCCGTCGCTTCGCCGTCGCCGTCGCCGTCGCCGTCGCCATCCGCATCAGCGATCATGCCGTACCTGACGTCTCTCCAGTCGACTCTGCACTACACGTCTGTCACGCGTGCGGCCATACGGCAGTCACCGCAACTACGTACGGCGGTGCAGGCGGTAAACAAGAGAGAGGGTGAAGGCGCCGAAAAGGCGAGGCGAGACGACGCGGTGTGGGCAAGGGCGAGCGAGGCGGGGCTGGATGAGGATGGGATACGAAGGCAGGTGCGGGTGATGCTGAAGAATGGGTGGGAGCGGCTGATGAGACTGGGAGAGTTGTAG
- a CDS encoding uncharacterized protein (Similar to TIGR gene model, INSD accession AAW43193.1), which translates to MGKGKNHDRKANPGFGKVKSKSGTSSGEFTLKRVKGENFYRDAKSAARVKMLNGGKAVRDRDGKIVEAAAFQKGEKEAEPGRVKPDRRWFGNTRVISQSALDHFRTALKEQKADPYSVLLKRNKLPMGLLQDDTKDSGGRPHIVETEPFGDTFGPKAQRKRPRLDIGSIEELGESSAAAAAAAEAATAESQANGTADLADVYHPTTSTAREPIYAKGTSRRIWGELYKVLDSSDVVIHVLDARDPLGTRCKPVVEYLRKEKAHKHLVYVLNKVDLVPTWVTARWVKHLSLSAPTIAFHASINNSFGKGSLIQLLRQFSVLHSDKKQISVGFIGYPNTGKSSIINTLKKKKVCTVAPIPGETKVWQYITLMRRIYLIDCPGIVPVSAKDSDTDTVLKGVVRVENLATPAEHIPALLERVRPEYLERTYGLEHVDGGWHGEQGATVILTAIAKKSGKLLKGGEPDQEAAAKMVLNDWIRGKIPFFVAPPVKSELESQPGAPATAAEATAATTAETQAAAEQELAEERETMEMLEEQERSLGKVLGIKRVKGVEQPISKIVTMTKFIGDDARRYVEEEVVDQDKEMAEEEEEEDEEEEEEEEGEDEELAWEDVFPEEADAVDGGEEVEESDEEETDHEDVDEEEAVPSAKQLGKRKATDSDEEEQTATKSKRMTTSKQKATNFYTHANVKNRNRDRKVPKNPGKRSRGDDETTGKKAKKRR; encoded by the exons ATGGGCAAGGGAAAAAACCATGACCGCAAGGCAAACCCTGGCTTCGGCAAGGTCAAGTCAAAGTCTGGCACATCCTCCGGCGAGTTTACTCTCAAGCGTGTAAAAG GCGAAAACTTTTACCGCGATGCCAAATCTGCTGCGCGTGTCAAGATGCTCAACGGCGGCAAGGCCGTTAGGGACCGCGACGGTAAGATTGTCGAGGCCGCTGCCTTTCAAAAGGGCGAGAAGGAGGCAGAGCCTGGAAGAGTCAAGCCTGATAGGCGATGGTTCG GCAACACAAGAGTCATCTCGCAGTCTGCGCTTGACCACTTTAGGACTGCTTTGAAGGAGCAAAAAGCGGATCCTTACTCTGTCTTGCTCAAGAGAAACAAGCTGCCTATGGGATTGTTGCAAGACGATACCAAGGACAGTGGTGGC CGGCCTCACATTGTTGAGACCGAGCCGTTTGGCGATACGTTTGGTCCCAAAGCTCAGCGAAAACGGCCAAGGCTTGATATCGGTAGCATTGAAGAACTCGGCGAGtcttctgctgctgctgccgccgccgccgAGGCTGCCACTGCCGAATCCC AGGCGAATGGGACCGCCGATTTGGCAGACGTCTACCACCCCACCACCTCGACTGCGCGTGAGCCCATCTATGCCAAGGGTACATCCCGACGTATCTGGGGTGAGCTCTATAAAGTGCTCGATTCTTCCGATGTCGTTATCCATGTCTTGGATGCAAGAGATCCTCTCGGTACGAGGTGTAAGCCCGTCGTCGAGTACTTGCGAAAGGAAAAGGCGCATAAGCATCTTGTTTATGTCCTCAACAAGGTCGATCTTGTCCCCACTTGGGTTACC GCTCGATGGGTCAAGCACCTTTCCCTTTCGGCACCCACTATCGCCTTCCATGCGTCTATCAACAACTCATTCGGTAAAGGATCCCTCATCCAGCTCCTCCGACAATTCTCCGTCCTTCACTCTGACAAGAAACAAATCTCTGTCGGATTCATCGGCTACCCAAACACTGGTAAATCCAGCATCATCAACACACtcaaaaagaaaaaagtATGCACTGTGGCGCCTATCCCGGGTGAAACCAAAGTATGGCAGTACATCACGCTCATGCGCCGAATCTACCTCATTGACTGTCCCGGCATCGTGCCCGTCTCCGCCAAGGATTCCGACACGGACACCGTCCTCAAGGGCGTCGTCCGCGTGGAAAACCTCGCGACGCCGGCAGAACATATCCCCGCGCTGCTCGAGCGCGTCAGGCCAGAGTACCTCGAGCGGACGTACGGTCTCGAACACGTCGACGGCGGATGGCACGGCGAACAGGGGGCCACCGTCATCTTGACAGCGATTGCGAAGAAGAGCGGGAAATTGTTAAAAGGTGGGGAACCGGATCAGGAGGCAGCGGCGAAGATGGTGTTGAATGATTGGATAAGGGGAAAGATTCCATTCTTTGTGGCTCCACCTGTAAAATCCGAGTTGGAGTCTCAGCCCGGTGCACCGGCCACGGCGGCAGAGGCGACGGCGGCGACGACGGCAGAGACCCAGGCGGCGGCGGAGCAAGAGTTGGCAGAGGAGAGGGAAACAATGGAAATGCTGGAAGAGCAGGAACGATCGTTGGGCAAGGTTTTGGGGATCAAGCGCGTAAAGGGTGTAGAACAGCCGATTAGTAAGATTGTCACCATGACCAAGTTTATTGGTGATGATGCAAGGAGGTatgtcgaagaagaggttgtCGATCAGGACAAGGAAATGgccgaggaggaagaagaggaggacgaagaggaggaggaagaggaagagggcgAGGACGAGGAGTTGGCTTGGGAGGATGTCTTCCCTGAAGAGGCTGATGCTGTCGATGGTGGtgaagaggtggaagagagCGATGAAGAGGAGACGGATCATGAAGATGtcgatgaggaagaggctgTACCCTCGGCCAAGCAGCTCGGCAAGAGAAAAG CTACCGACTCtgacgaggaagaacaAACAGCGACCAAGTCGAAGCGTATGACCACCAGCAAACAAAAAGCCACCAATTTCTATACCCACGCT AATGTCAAGAATAGAAATAGGGATAGAAAGGTGCCGAAAAACCCTGGGAAGCGGTCAAGAGGCGACGACGAAACGACAGGGAaaaaggcgaagaagagacgGTAG